The genomic segment cctctcttattttccattttagcagCATTTTATCACTGTGCTTTCTTGTGAACATCAAGCCTAGCGCTTGGCTGAATGtttattcacagaaaatacaattaaaggGTTCATCCAAGTAAAGTTTTCTTACGTTATTTGGCAACAAATGgcacataaaaacattttcacactgAACGCAGAGCTAGAGATTCTCTACCTGAAAGTCCCACacattttaagttattaaaactGTTGCTGAAGACTTTTAGTTTATTATGTTGACAGTTTCAGCTCTCTCATGTCATTTATGATCAGATCACTCACAAGTCTTTGGTACACACATGTCATACAATTtctcttccatatgaatttattgATGTGGACTGAAGAATAAAGGTAACTGAAGTAACGTCCATGTTGATTACAGTAATTCTTCAAAATGTGAGTCCTTTGGCATGTTTAGATGTTATAACTACAGCTGAAGTCTCTTCCATATTCCTTACATTCGTCATTCCTAACACCATGTCATCTAAAGTCAGAATACGTTCTGAAGACATTTATGATTTTCTCTCCAGGGtgaattttctgatgttatttaaGATTAGTCCATGGACTGGAGGCTTTCCCACGTAAATGGCATTCATATGGCTTTTCTCCAGTGCATGTTCTCTCATATCATCTAAGGTCAGAAGATagactgaaggctttcccacatagaAGACAAGCATGTGGTTTCTCTTCAGTCTGAATTCTTTTGTGTCCTCTAAAGCCAGAGCTTTGACTAAAGACTTTCCCACTTTTATCACATTCATAACGCTTTTATCCAAGGTGAGTTCTCTCATGTCTTTGAGGGTTAAAGGATTGAATAAAGCCTTTCCCACACTGATGACACTTATACGGTCTCTCTCCCATGTGAGTTTTCTCATGTCTTCTAAGGTAAGAACACTGAGTAAAGGATTTTCCACATAGATGACATGCAGGTGgcctctctccagtgtgagtcatCTTGTGCCGTCTAAGGTGAAAGCAATTAGTATAGGCCTTTTCACATATGTTACATTGATACGATTTACCTTTAGTATGAATTTGTCTATGTGGTTTAGGGGACAACTGATTACTAAGGGATTTTCCACACTGTTTGCTGATGTAGGGTTTCTTTCCACTCTGAGTTAACAAACACTGAGtcattgtggaactgtgagtgcaaTCTTCTCCCAAATCATTACATTCAAAGGGATCCTCCAGAATAAGAGAGTTCTACTTTAGAGACTAAGATTAAAAGCTCTTATTGATTTACCAACATACATCTATACATTCATTTCACCACCTTTGAATCCTAGACCAACCATTCAGTGGTAGAGCCCAGTTGAAATCTTTCCAATGTTACttgtgtgaaaggaaattaaattttggcAACTCAAACTCATTTAACCAAAGGGAGAAATCAAGCTGGGAACAGGGTCACACAAACCTGCCTCCCCCTTCTGGTTCCTAAATAATATGGCTACAAGAGGAAAAGCTACATGCCTCccccatattttgcccacaaggaaattcctcatGAGCTGTTAAAATTACACCATGGCAATGCAAACTGATAGCTTGTCTTTGCAGGTGCAGTCATCCCCAGTTCAccagacacaaatgcatatcCGCTTGTTTCCCTGCCCCATTTTGCCTATGTTGTCTTATATAAAATGCAGCTTTCCTGCATTATTCCTCTacctcatttgtttatgtcatctcatGTAAACAAAATCCAGATTCACTCAGCCAGAAAAATGCAtgaatgactatttttttctacccaccttttacatgaaaattgtgtacttctcaatatcccaccctttccccctttaaatttagaaaaaaatcatctttggagaaagataTACACCTTTCCCCCAGGTGCATGTCCTTAACTCTGGCaaataaatctcctaaaatgattgagacttgtctaGTCATTTTTCTCGATTGACACTTGCATACACATTATCTCCTGCAGACAcagatttttcccttttgtaagATCCCTACTGCAGAGTTATTCCATTAATTGTGATGATATCAATATCTTTCAAAGTCTGAGCATGAGCAATGTCTATGCActtgttctattttaaagatctcatgttatggtttAAAACACAGGTCACTTTATTCACTGAATTCGAagtatcaaaatttttttttgctttgaaagcACGTAATGCCAGCCTAATTACACTCAGGTGACTGTGTGTCATTACTAACTTAACCCACTACCAGGTCTTTAACTTCGATGATTGGTGTACACAGCTATAAAACTACCATTGTCATACTGGTGGATGCGTCTTTTCTGATAGGATGCATGGATATCGTGTGTTTTTTCTTAAGGGCACTTTCCTtgtctgaaataattgaaaaagaaattgttacCTTGGTATTATGGTgataaaattgtttgaaaaaccCCAAGgcccatttactttttttcaaaaattgacaCTTAGATGTGGCAAGGgtgtcaaatgaagaaaatacttcaaTAGATGAAACCGATTGTACAGCATCAGCAattagaaaagagttttaaaattaaaatgtgaaaggagtTAAAATGGAGATGAGAGATCAGGCAGATAATTAGAGGGACAGTCTTCACAGGGGTATCGGGAAGAGTCAGCAGGTGACAGTTTAACCCCAACAAGTACATGAATTATCCTTTtcctgaaagtaaaagaaaaggcaagaggaCACAAGAGTAGTATCtgacatatgaacaaaatgataataacatCTAAGGAATTCTGCTCCAGTACCTTCacctacattttagaaattaccACTCA from the Piliocolobus tephrosceles isolate RC106 unplaced genomic scaffold, ASM277652v3 unscaffolded_28976, whole genome shotgun sequence genome contains:
- the LOC113222030 gene encoding LOW QUALITY PROTEIN: zinc finger protein 705A-like (The sequence of the model RefSeq protein was modified relative to this genomic sequence to represent the inferred CDS: substituted 1 base at 1 genomic stop codon), translated to MHSLKKVSFEDVAIDFTQEEWAMMDTSKRKLYRDVMLENVSHLVSLGYQTSKSYIILQLEQGKELWQEGREFLQGQNRDKESALKKKHTISMHPIRKDASTSMTMVNSLILEDPFECNDLGEDCTHSSTMTQCLLTQSGKKPYISKQCGKSLSNQLSPKPHRQIHTKGKSYQCNICEKAYTNCFHLRRHKMTHTGERPPACHLCGKSFTQCSYLRRHEKTHMGERPYKCHQCGKGFIQSFNPQRHERTHLGXKRYECDKSGKVFSQSSGFRGHKRIQTEEKPHACLLCGKAFSLSSDLR